A stretch of DNA from Mycobacterium senriense:
TTGTGGTGGCTCTTGATGTTCGCGGTGCCGCTGCCGCCGCCGGACTCCACCACGTCCGGATACAGCGTGCCCTGCACCAGGAAATCCACGTGAGAATCCCCGTCTCCCACAATGTCTCGCACCGCGCCCTCGAAGGCCCGGATGAACTGGCGGCCGATGATCTTGCGCTTGCCCTCGGGATTGGTCACGCCCGCCAGCGCGTCCAGGAAGGTGTCGGCGGCGTCGACGGTGACCAGGTTGGCCCCGGTGGCGGCCACGAAGTCGCGTTGCACCTGTGCGCGCTCCCCGGCGCGAAGCAGCCCGTGGTCGACGAAGACACAGGTCAACCGGTCACCGATGGCCCGCTGCACCAGCGCGGCGGCCACCGCGGAATCCACGCCGCCGGACAGTCCGCAGATCGCCCGGCCGTCACCGATCTGGGCGCGCACCTGCTCGATCAGCACGCCGGCGATGTTGGCCGCGGTCCAGTCCGCGCCCAGCCCGGCGAAGTCGTGCAGGAATCGGCTGAGCACCTGCTGCCCGTGCGGGGTGTGCATGACCTCGGGGTGGTACTGCACACCGGCCAGGCGGCGCTGCCGGTTCTCGAAGCCGGCCACCGCGGCACCGGAGCTGCTGGCCACCACCTCGAACCCGTCCGGTGCGGCCGTGACCGCGTCGCCGTGGCTCATCCATACCGGTTGCGAACTCGGCAGCCCCGAATGCAGTTCGCCGCCAATCACTTTCAGTTCGGTGCGGCCGTATTCACTGGTGCCGGTGTGTGCGACGGTCCCACCCAGCGCCTGCGCCATGGCCTGAAACCCGTAACAGATGCCGAACACCGGCACCCCGAGATCGAACAACGCCGGATCGATCTGGGGCGCGCCGTCCGCGTAGACACTGGACGGCCCGCCGGACAGCACCAGCGCCAGGGGGTCGCGGGCCTTGATCTCCTCGACCGTGGTGGTGTGCGGGATTACCTCGGAGAACACCCGCGCCTCGCGGACGCGACGTGCGATCAGCTGCGCATACTGCGCGCCGAAGTCCACGACGAGCACCGGTCGGGCCGGCGATCCGGACGCATCGGTTTCAAGAATTTCGGTGGGGTCGGCCACGCACGTGAGTCTAGTGGCTGCCCGCGTCGCCTCCGCCCCACCGGGCTACAGCGCAAACGCGCTGCGCACCGCGCCGACCGCCGGCGCGTCGCCGTGAAACTCGATTCGCCGCAGGGCGGCGTCGCGCTCGCCTTCGTCGGCCCCCAGCCGGGCGGTGACGAGATCCGCCGCCGTGGCCGTGATCGTCACCGCGGGCTCTCCACGCGCCGCGCCGAGCCGACCTTGCGTGACGGCGAATTCGAAACGGCGACCGTCGATCTCGACCCGGCAGGTCGTCTCCACTCCGGCGGCCCTACCCGACTGGAAGCCCAGCAGGATTCCGGCCAGAAAACCGTTGAGCGGGGACACCGGCCCATCGTCGATCGGGTCCAGGTGGTCCACCCCGAACCACGCGACGCTTTGCAGGATCGGCAGCACCCGTTGCCAGCCGAGATCGCTGAGGGTGTAGACGGTGCGACCGATCGGGGCCGGCAGGTCGCTGCGGTCAACGAGCCCGGCGTCCTGAAGCTCCTTGAGCCTTTCGGCGAGCAGATTGG
This window harbors:
- the guaA gene encoding glutamine-hydrolyzing GMP synthase, with translation MLETDASGSPARPVLVVDFGAQYAQLIARRVREARVFSEVIPHTTTVEEIKARDPLALVLSGGPSSVYADGAPQIDPALFDLGVPVFGICYGFQAMAQALGGTVAHTGTSEYGRTELKVIGGELHSGLPSSQPVWMSHGDAVTAAPDGFEVVASSSGAAVAGFENRQRRLAGVQYHPEVMHTPHGQQVLSRFLHDFAGLGADWTAANIAGVLIEQVRAQIGDGRAICGLSGGVDSAVAAALVQRAIGDRLTCVFVDHGLLRAGERAQVQRDFVAATGANLVTVDAADTFLDALAGVTNPEGKRKIIGRQFIRAFEGAVRDIVGDGDSHVDFLVQGTLYPDVVESGGGSGTANIKSHHNVGGLPDDLKFKLVEPLRLLFKDEVRAVGRELGLPEEIVARQPFPGPGLGIRIVGEVTAPRLDTLRRADSIAREELTAAGLDTLIWQCPVVLLGEVRSVGVQGDNRTYGHPIVLRPVTSEDAMTADWTRVPYEVLERISTRITNEVAEVNRVVLDITSKPPGTIEWE
- a CDS encoding winged helix-turn-helix transcriptional regulator; this translates as MVASRRNYNQNCPIARGLDVLGERWTLLILRELVGGVRRYGDLRAELPGIATNLLAERLKELQDAGLVDRSDLPAPIGRTVYTLSDLGWQRVLPILQSVAWFGVDHLDPIDDGPVSPLNGFLAGILLGFQSGRAAGVETTCRVEIDGRRFEFAVTQGRLGAARGEPAVTITATAADLVTARLGADEGERDAALRRIEFHGDAPAVGAVRSAFAL